The Felis catus isolate Fca126 chromosome X, F.catus_Fca126_mat1.0, whole genome shotgun sequence genome includes a region encoding these proteins:
- the LOC101098936 gene encoding cytochrome c oxidase assembly factor 1 homolog, translating into MPLPLGKRVLFSSVVVSGSCVLTYYLIQKAFSRASYYELVLEQLHSHPESLEALCTPLNIHYLHLTDKYNFVDIASTQLKIPVSGFKSEGHLYVSSSRDAPFQRWHPQDVFLNLKDG; encoded by the coding sequence ATGCCATTGCCTCTGGGGAAACGGGTCCTTTTTTCCAGTGTAGTGGTCAGTGGGAGCTGTGTCCTTACATATTACCTTATACAAAAAGCTTTTTCCAGGGCTTCCTATTACGAGCTGGTATTGGAGCAGCTGCACAGCCACCCTGAGTCCCTGGAAGCTCTGTGCACTCCTCTCAACATCCACTATCTACACCTCACTGACAAGTACAACTTTGTGGATATTGCCAGTACCCAGTTGAAGATTCCTGTCTCTGGATTCAAGTCAGAGGGCCATCTCTATGTCAGCTCATCCAGAGATGCCCCCTTTCAGAGATGGCACCCTCAGGATGTCTTCTTAAATCTTAAGGATGGTTAG